The DNA window TCCTCGCGAGGGGTGACGCAGCGCAAGTCCTCACCCACGGGCTATCCGACGGTGCCCGAATCATCGCAAGGGATGCGAGGGTCGACGGAGCATCCGTCCGCGCCGATGGGCTCTCCCGCGGAGCCCGAGTCACTGCGAGGCCCGACACCTCACAAGCCTTCATCGAGGGAGCACGAGTCAGCGCACGGGATGCGAGGGCTGACGGAGCATTCGTCTTCATCGGCGGGTCATCCGGCGGAGCACGAGTCATCGCAGGGATGGCGTGGGTTGACGGAGCAACCGTCGTCCACGAGCTACTCAGCACAGTCCGAGCCGTCGCAAGGGATGCGAGGGATTGCGGACCGCAAGTCCTCACCCCTGGGCTACCCGACGGTGCCCGAGTCGCACCAGGGCGCACGACCCATGGAGGAATTCAGCCCTCCTCGGTCGCCGAGCCCCGCAGCGACGTATGGGCTCAGAGTGTCGTCATCGATGGACCCCGCGACCAGCTCCGACACCTCGCGACGCGGGGACTTCTCCGAGCACCGCCAGGTCCAGGGGCCCCCGTCGTCCGCGAGCCCCTCGCCAGAGGATGCGCTGTCTTCGGGGCGCCATGCGGTGGCCTCGGGGCCCCGGCCGGTGACGGAGCGAAAGTCGTCACCCACGGGCCATCCCACGGTGGCCGAGCCATCGTCAGGCACCCGGGCCGTGACGGAGCGCACGTCATCGAGGCATCCAGCGATTGGCGAGTCCTCCTCGGGCTCCCGCTTCGTGACGGAGTACCCCGCGCTCACGGGCCATGCGCCGAGCCTGGAGTCCTCGCCGCCCAGAGTGGAGTTCGATACCTCGCGGCCACCCTCCTCGGCGTTGGCCGAGCCCGTGCCCTCGTTCCGCGATGACCTCGCCGCCACGAGAGCCGACCTCCCGGGGCCCGTGAGCGACGGTGCTCGCGCCACGCCCGCTACCCACGTCGAGCCGAACACCGCCCAGCCAGGATTGGAGCCCTCGTCGATGGGCGAGACCGCCTCGGCCCATTCGCACCCGGGACCCACGCCCGCGAGAGCACCGTCCACGACGAGACCCCGAGGCCGTGTGCTGGTGGTGGATGACGATGCGCTGGTGAGCGGGGCCATCCGTCGCACGCTCGCGCGAGAGAACGATGTCGACGTGGTGGTGAGCGCACGGCAGGCGCTGGAGCGCTTGAGTGAGCCCGCGCCGCGCCGCTACGACGTCGTGCTCTGCGACTTGATGATGCCGGAGATGACGGGGATGGACCTCTACGACGCGCTCGTGCGCACCGCGCCCGCGGTGGCCGAGCGCGTGGTGTTCATCACCGGAGGGGCCTTCACTCCGACGGCGCGCACCTTCCTGGAGCGGGTGGAGAACCCGCGAGTGGAGAAGCCCTTCGACCCGGAAGCCCTGCGAGGACTCATCCGCGCCGAGGTCGCCCGAGCGCGTGGCGACGTCGCCTGAGCCACGCGCCGCGCCTCACAAGTCCAGCACCAGCCGCTTGGAGCGGGCCCGCGAGACGCAGACCAGCATGCGTCCATCCCCCGCGGGCTCCTGCTGGAAGAACGAGTCACGGTGCTCGGGTTGTCCCTCGCAGACGCGCGTCACACAGGTGCCGCACGTGCCGGCCTCGCAGTCACTGGGCACCCGCACGCCATTGCGGCGCAGCACGTTGAGCAGGGACTGGTCCTTGGGCACGCTGAGCACCTGGCCGGTGCTGCGGATGGCGACCTCGAAGTCCGTGTCCTCCTTGCCGCTGGTGGCGCTCACGCCATCGGCGTTGAAGGACTCGAAGTGGACCTTCTCCCAGGGCCAGCGGTGCCGGGCGGACGCCTCGCGCACGGCCTTCATCAACCCCGAGGGACCGCAGCAATACAGCCGCGTCCCGGGCTTGCGCGTGGAGAGCAGCCCCGACACGTCGAGCCCCTTCTCCGGCTCACCCCCGTCGAAGTGGAAGCGCACCCGGTCCGCGAACGGCGCGGTGGACAAGAGCTCATGGAAGGCCGCGCGCTCGGGAGCACGCGCGCAGTAGTACAGCGTGTAGTCCGCCCCCGTGCGCTCGAGCTGGCGCGCCATGGACAAGAGCGGCGTGATGCCGATGCCACCCGCCACCAGCACATAGCCGCGCGCGAACAGCAGCGGAAAGTCATTGCGAGGCGTGCTCACCACCAGGACATCGCCCTCGCGGACACGCTCGTGCATGGCGCGCGAGCCCCCTCGGCCCCGCGCATCCCGTTGCACGGCGATGACGTACCGGTGGGTCTCCTCCGCGTCGTTGCAGAGCGAGTACGAGCGAAGCACGGACTCTCCTCCTGGCACGCGCACGTCCACATGCGCACCGGGCTCGAAGGACGGGAGCGCGCCGCCTTCTTCCGCGACCAGCTCGTACGACAGGACGTCCTCGGCCTCGCCTGCGATGCGTGCCACGCGAACGCGCAAGGCATCATTCATCACCGTGTTCACTGCTTCCCCTCCCCCCACCCCGCGCTCGCGGCGGCCCCATCCTCCAAGTGCGACGAGGCGACATTGAGCAGAGGTGGTTCCGCGTGGGATTGCCCCCCGGGGCAGCGGGCCCGTCGCCCACTTCACGCGTGTCAGGGGGCGGGGACACCGTGAAGTGTCAGGGGCGGTGAGTTGCTTCCCGCCATGGGAAGGCCGCTTCCCTCGGTGGTCGAGGATGTCGTCGGCATGGGCTCACGCACGCCGTGCAAGGGACATTCGAAGGGGCATCCCGGCTGGCTGCCGAGAGCCCAGGGGGTCGTGCTGCCTGCAGGTCGCCTCGGCATGGGCGCGGGGGCGTCCCCACCATCCAGGACATGTCGCGCGCCAGGAGCCGAGCGCTCCATGGTGGGGATGCGCGGCTCCCAGAACCCCAGGGAGGCAATCAACCATGGATGCCATCGCGTTGCTGAAGGCGGACCACAAGACGGTGGAGCAGCTCTTCCGCAAGTTCGAGAAGGCGGGCGCCAACGCCTACAAGCTCAAGCGCAAGCTGGTGGAGCAGATGGTGCACGCGCTGTCCGTGCACGCCGCCATCGAGGAGCAGGTCTTCTATCCGATGGTGCGAGCTCGCTCGGAGTCCCTGCGAGACGAAGTGCTCCGCGCGTTGGAGGAGCACCACGTGGTGAAGTGGGTGTTGTCGGAGCTGGACGAACTTCCTCCGGAGGCGGAGCGCTTCGACGCGAAGGTGTATGTGCTGATGGAGACCGTGCGCGCACACGTGCTCGAGGAAGAGACCACTCTTTTCCCAGAAGTGAAGAAAGCGCTGCGTCCGCAGGAGCTGCGGGAGATGGGTGGGTTGTTGGCGCGCGCGAAGCAGTCGGCGCCCACGCATCCGCATCCGATGGCGCCGGACACGCCGCCGGGCAACCTGGTGGCGGGGGCGGTGTCGGCGGTGATGGACATGGGGCGGGACGTGTTGAGGGCCGCGCGCCGCAAGGCCACGACGCGCGTGAGGGAAGTCACGGGTCGCGCGATGAAGGTCCCGAAGCCACAAGTCTCGGAGTATGAGACTGGCGATGCCGCGAGTCCTTGATGCCTCATCCTCGGGTGGGAGGAGAGGGCTTGGCGCTCGGCCGAGGGGCCGCCGTACAAAGTCATGAATGTTGTCGGCGAGCCCCCGTCCGGAAGGGTATGGCAGCGGCATCAAACGCTGTTCGCGAAACCCCGCCCCGAGGAGGCGCAATGTTCAACGTTCGACCCATCCGTTCCTGGTTGCTCTCAGCCGTCATGCTCACGTCGTTGGGAGCCTTCGCGCAGGGCCCGGCCGCGCCGCGTCCCGCGGTGGACCCTTCGGCGCGCACGCTGCGCGTGGAGGGAACGGGAGAGGTGAAGGCGCAGCCGGATGAAGCCTTCATCGACCTGTCCGTGGAGACGCTGGCGCCCAACGCGAAGGTGGCTGGTGAGCAGAACGCGAAGAAGATGGAGAAGGTGATTGGCGCGCTGACGGGCGCCGGCATCGCGCGCAAGGAAATCCAGACGCGCAACTTCTCGGTGTACCCGGACTACGGGCCGCCGGCGCCGAACGAGACGGAGCCGAAGCTGAAGGGCTACCGGGTGAGCAACATGGTGTCGGTGCACGTCACGGAGCTGTCGCGCGTGGGCAGCCTGCTGGACCAGGCGCTGGCGGCGGGTGCGAACCGCGTGGACCAGGTGCGCTTCGGCCTGTCGAAGCAGGACGCGGTGCAGGGTGAGGCGCTGCGGCAGGCGGTGGCGCGTGCGCGCAAGTCGGCCGAGGTGCTGGCCGCGGCGCTGAACGTGAAGCTGGGCGCGGTGGTGGACGCGAGCACGGTGACGGAGCCGCCGCAGTTCTACCCGGCGCGCTTCGCGATGGCGGAGGCGTCTGACGCCCGCGTCGCCACGCCCATCCAGCCGGAGGAGCAGACGGTCTCCGCGAAGGTGACGCTCATCTACGTCATCGAGTCCGCGAAGTAGTTCCGCGAGGCCACTGGAAGCAGGTCCCCTGGGGATTCGGTCACCGAGTGGCGGGGCCGAATCCCCAGTGTGCTTTCTGGTGGAGTGACACCGGTCTCGTTGTGGCTTGAGCCCCGCGGTCGTCAGGACTCAACGCCAGCGACGCAACCCCACTACGCGCCCTTCTTCTGCCAGGCGAGTTTCGTCCACGGACCGGCCGGAGCCGCTTGACACTCCAGGGTGATGGCCGTGATGCCGCTGAGCATTCCGTCTTCGGCGCCGCCCCACATGGCGCGGCCCAACAGGTAGCTCTTGCCCCACTGCTCCCAAGAAGAGAACTGGGACTGGGCTTGTTCCGCGGCGCGCGCGATGAAGGCCCACGCCTGGCTCTCGTTCAAGAACTTGAGGTCGTGGCTCATCCGGGTGACCACCACCGCCCGGCCCAGATCCCACGCCAGCGTGCCTCGCGCCAGCTCTTCAGCGGTGAATTCAATCTTGTCTTCCTTCAACGAAGCCAGGGTTGCTCCCAGATTGCTCAGCGCTTCGTTGCCGGACTTCGCCACCCGCTCCCATTGGTCGGGAGAGACACCCGCCAGTTGCCTCAAGGCCGCGTCGAAATTCACACGATGGCCCTGGCTCAAGAGCTTCTCCACCTGGGCCGCGGCGGATTGCGGGCTGGTCACGTCCCACGCCTCGTTGAGCCCCGCTTGGAGTCGCGGCCACGGAACGCCGGTCTCCAGTGAGTTCGGGTAGGCGTTGACTTGTTCTGCATTCACCGCGCCCAACAAGACGCCGAAGAGCTGCTGCGGCGGCAGGTTCGCCTTGGGGTTCGGCTGGAACGACTTGAGCATCCGCCGATAGAACCCCAACTTCGGGATCCAGTAGATCACGGTTCCCAGCAAGAGGATTGCCACAATAATGGTGTTTATTTGCATGGTGTTTCGCCCGGAGAAAGGTCGCCGTCCGCGGCCCTGACGCCGTCAGTGGGCGCCATGGCGCGGAGGAGGCTCAAAAATCAGTACACCTATTGGGAGCCGTTCGGCGAGGCCCCCCCTTCAAATTCCGACGAATCCCATACATGTTTCGATGAATCCCATGTATGGGATTTGCCCAACAGTGAAGCATTGCCATGCATTCACTGGAGAGCATGAACTCCTGGCTTCGCGCCTCCGTTCTCGCGGCCGCTTTCGCCGCTCGCCCCGAGCGACTCCGCCCCCGGACTCCATCGCGGGCTCAGGGGTGCAGCAGCGTTTTGTGCGCCATGTGGTGGCACGAAGCGTTGCAACGAAGGCTGTATCTGGAACCGTCGGGGGTGGAGGACAGCGCGGCATTCCTCATGAGCTTCACCTCCTGGAGGGGCGAATGACCGCCCGGCACCCATGGGAGGGAGAGGTGAGGGCCCGTTTGAATGCACAGGTCCGCTCGCGCGGTTTCGACTCGCTCACCGCGGTGCAGGTTTTCAGTGGGTTGCTCGCCGAGGCAGCGCAGGGGCGGCGGGTCACGCGTCTTGTCCGTGATGGGCTCGTGCGCGAGCTGTCCGACGACTTCCCCGATGGTTGGCCGGGGAGGGATGGGCGACGAAACCCGCATGGGACGGGCTGTCGTCTCCGAGCGAAACCAAGGCACCAGCGGATGACAGTGCCTCCTGCTTGGGGGGCCTGGTGCCTTGGCGAAGGTGCTGCTCATCCCAGACGTGGTTCGTCAGAACGTGCAGTTGGCCTTGCAGTTGACGTAGCAATCGGAGACGCCGCCACACTCAGACATGCACTTCCTTCTGCAGCGACAGACGGGGTGGTTGCATTCCTCGATGCCGTCACTACAGGTCTCGCCGCCTTCATTGTTCAACAGGGTGTGTGGGGCGCTCTGGACCGGGGTCGTTGAGGCCACGTCCGCGCTCGGTCCACCACAGCCCGACGCGAAGGACGTCGACAGCAGAATCGCCCAGCCCATTCGCTTCATGATGTCTCCAGTGTTGTCTTTGAGTTGCATTCGTACTTCGAGTGCATGGATTCCCAGGCGAGGGCGTGCCCGTGTCTGGCGACTCCCGTCGTTTCGCAAAGGACTTTTGACACCCCGGAGGGAGTGTCATCAGTTCGCCCATTTCTGCGGCGCAGGGCTTCCGTACTACCTTCCGCGCGGGCTTCGAGGTTCGACGCCCAGGGAAGGCACACCGCTTGAAGACTCGGAACGTCATCGTCGTCGGAGGCACGGGCGACATCGGCCGCGCGGTCACTGGGAGGCTTCGCGCGGAAGGGCTCCGCGTGCTGTGCGCCGCGAATGACGTGGCGTCGGAGACCCCCGACTCGCTGCACGTGGATGTCACGAGCGAGGACTCCGTGATGTCCCTGTTCAACCGCGCGGAGTCCGTGCTCGGCCCGCTCTCCGTGCTCGTCAACTGCTCGGGCTTCGGCGCCTTCACGCCCGTCCATGAGACCTCCCTCGAGGACTGGCGAAAGACGCTCGACGTGAACCTCACGGGAACGTTCCTCTGCGCGCGCGAGGCGGTCCGGCGGATGCGGTCCACGGGAGGCGGCAGGCTCATCCACATCGGGTCCGTGAGCGACCACCTCACGCTGCCGATGAACGGCGCCTACGCCGCCAGCAAGCACGGCGTCCGAGGCCTCACCGGCGTCCTGAACGAAGAGGGCAAGGCACACGGCATCCGCGCCACGCTCGTGTCCCTGGGCGCCGTCTACACGTCCTTCTGGAAGTCCCGGCCGGAGTTCAGTCCCGCGGACATGCTCTCCGTGGACGACGTGGCCCAGTGTATCTGGGAGATTGCCACCAAACCGATGAACGTCAGGGTCGACGAGGTCCGCCTCGTGCCACCCCGAGGAGTCCTGTGATGCAGCCCCGAACCCAGCCCCCCGTCGCCGTCGTCACTGGAGCCAGCCGTGGCATCGGCGCCGCCATCGCCACCGAGCTGTCCCGCCAGGGGTTCGAGGTGGCGCTGCTCGCGCGTGACACGGCGCTGCTCACCCGCCTCCAGGAGCAACTGACGGCGGCCGGTGGACGCGCCTGGGCCATGCCCTGCGATATCTCCAACGCGAAGGACGTGGCGGCGACGCTCGAGAAGCTCGAAGCGAAGCTCGGCGTGCCCCGGGTCCTCGTCAACAACGCGGGCGCGGGCGGCCCGTTCCATCGCGCGGACGAGGTGAGCACCGAGGAGTGGGACTGGCTCTTCGGTCTCAATGTGGAGTCCGTGCGCGACCTGTGCCGTTGGGCGCTGCCGCGCATGAAGGCCCAGGGGTACGGGCGCATCGTGAACATCTCCTCCATCATGGGCCTCTTCGGCGGCGCGCAGTCCTCCACCTACGCGGCCACCAAGCACGCCCTCGTGGGCTACTCCAAGGCCATCGCCGCGGAGTGGGGCGCCTACGGCATCACCTGCAACGCCGTCTGCCCCGGCTACATCGAGACGGACATGCTCGCGAACGCGGACCCCAAGGTTCGCGCGCGGCTGCTCGAGCGAATTCCCACCCAGCGCTTCGGAAAGCCGGAGGAGGTGGCCGCAATGGTGTCGTTCCTCGTCGGGCCCCAGAGCGGTTACGTCAACGGCAGCGCCCTGGTGATGGACGGCGGACTGTCGGCGCACCTCGCGTCGGATGTCCCCTCGTTCTGACCCGACCCAGAAGGTCCCGTCATCGTGCAATCATCACCCGATTGCACGAAGTTCGAGGTTGCAAGAATCGACACGGGTTGTCCGTTTCTGGTGAGACATTCTGAAACTGGCTTCGTCCCTTGCCTGCAGGTTCATCGAGGCGAGGAACACGGGTCATGTCATCTCTTGGTTTCTTACCGCTCATGTGGGTGCTGGGCGCCACGGCGCCGGTTGCTCCACCAGCGCCAGCGGCCACCGAGCTGCCCTTCTCTCCACAAGCGGTCATCCAGCAGGTCCAGCTCTCCTATCGGCCCGAAGGCCAAGGCTTCTCGGGCGAACACCGGACGTATCGAGTCACTCACGCGGAGGGACAGCTCACCGTCTCGCCGCTCGCCTATCAGGTGGACCCGGCGGAGCCCTATCGCGTGGGGCTCTCGCTCGGCACCGCCGAAGTCAGACGAGGCACCCGTCTGGTGCGCCTGGACCCGCCGAAGGCCCTGGTGGCCCAGGACGGCTCGCTCCAGGTGTCTCGCGGCGCCATGTCGGAGCACTTCCACAACCGCGTGGAAGGCGTCGAGCAGTCGTGGCACTTCTCCCGCATGCCGGCGGGGCGCGGCGCCCTGACGGTGCGCGTGCCCGTGCGGGGCCTGGAGTTCCAGGCGAGCACGACCAGCGGTCTGCACTTCTCCGATGCGAAGTCGGGCGCGGGCCTGCGCTACGGCCTGGGGACGTGGATTGATGCGAAGGGCCAGCGCACCGAGGTGATTCCGTCCTTCCACGATGGCGCCATTGTGTTGACCGTCCCGGAGGCGACGCTGAAGGCCAGCGCGTTCCCCGCGGTGCTGGACCCGGTGCTGAGTCCGGAGTTCGGCATCGACCAGCCGGTGGTCTCCGTGGAGCTGAAGGACCAGCACATGCCTCGGGTCGCGACCGATGGCACCAACTTCCTCGTTACCTGGTGGGACAACCGTCAGAACTACACGCGGCTGTGGTCCGCGCGAGTGAACGCGCTGGGCATGTTGTTGGAGCCGGGTGGCATGCCCCTCCCCACCACGCCGGACTGTGGCGACTACGCGCTGAGCTACGGCGCGGGTTACTACGTGCTCGCGTGTCCGCGGGGGATGATGCGCATCTCCAGCGACGGCGTGCCAGAGGCTCCCAGGAGCTTCCCCTTCAACATCCGGCACGTCTATTTCCGGACGCCGGACCTCGCCTTCAACGGGACGAACTTCCTGCTCGTCTGGCCGGGCTTGAGCAACAACTTCCCGTCGGCGGGCGGCGCCCTCTACGTGGCGCTGCTCTCGTCGACCGGTGACGTGGTGATGCACCCGAAGGTGATTTCCCAGTACGAGACGGAGGCCCAGGACGCGGCCGTGACGGCGGTCGGTACTTCGTTCCGGGTCGTCTGGAGCGAGCTGACCTCGTACCTGCTCTCGGTGGTGGTGGATGGGACGACGGGCGCCGTGGGTCCCCGCGAGAAGGAAGTCTACGGCGGGGCCACCAGCCAGGCTCGCTTCCCGGCCGTCGCGAGCAACGGCGAGGACTATGCGTTCGTCTATCAGTACGGAGACGACACGGGGGAGGAGAGCGTGTCGGTCGAAGGTGTCATCCGACGGGGGGATGGCGGGACCAGCCGCTTCACCCTGGCCAACAGCGGACAGCCTGAGCGCCCCGACATCGCCTGGGTGCCCGACTCCGGCGCATATGGCGTGGTGTGGACGAACACGCGCAATCACAGCCAGGTGCGCACCGAGGTCCATGGCGCGTGGGTGAGCCCCGCGGGAGTCGTCTCCGGAAGCGGGCAGCTCAGCACGACCTGGGACGGCCACTTCCATGAGGGCGCGAGAATCGCGGCGGGCGCGGCGGGCAGCATGGTGGTCTGGCAGCGCGGCTCGACGGGGATGGGCATCGATGTGTTCGGTCGTCGGCTGGAGGGCGGCACACCCGCGAACTTCGGCGCCAGCGCCAACACGCAGTCGGAGCCCGCCATCGCCGCGGGCCCGGATGGCTACTTCGTCGCGTGGGAGGACACGCGCAGCTACCAGTGGGAGTTCAAGGACATCTACGGCGCGCGGCTCGGGCCCACGGGAGAGATTCTGGACTCGGCGGGAGTGCTCATCGCCCGGCTGGTGTCTCCGACGAACGAGCTGACTCCGGCGGTGGCCTGGAATGGCAAGGACTGGCTGGTGGCCTGGCTGGAGCGTGGGGCCGGGACGAATCCGTCCAGCCTGCGTGCGCGGCGCGTCTCCGTGGCGGGCCAGTGGGTGGACTCGGTTCCGCTCACCCTGGGGCCCACGTGGAGCAGGCCCGTGACAGCCAGTGGCGCGCGGGGCGCGGTGGTGGCCTGGCAGGAGAATGGGGTGAAGGGTGTGCGCGCCACGCTGGTGCATGACGACGGCGGCGTGACGGTGATGAACGGGTTGCCTCCGGACAG is part of the Myxococcus landrumus genome and encodes:
- a CDS encoding SDR family oxidoreductase, translated to MKTRNVIVVGGTGDIGRAVTGRLRAEGLRVLCAANDVASETPDSLHVDVTSEDSVMSLFNRAESVLGPLSVLVNCSGFGAFTPVHETSLEDWRKTLDVNLTGTFLCAREAVRRMRSTGGGRLIHIGSVSDHLTLPMNGAYAASKHGVRGLTGVLNEEGKAHGIRATLVSLGAVYTSFWKSRPEFSPADMLSVDDVAQCIWEIATKPMNVRVDEVRLVPPRGVL
- a CDS encoding SIMPL domain-containing protein, whose product is MFNVRPIRSWLLSAVMLTSLGAFAQGPAAPRPAVDPSARTLRVEGTGEVKAQPDEAFIDLSVETLAPNAKVAGEQNAKKMEKVIGALTGAGIARKEIQTRNFSVYPDYGPPAPNETEPKLKGYRVSNMVSVHVTELSRVGSLLDQALAAGANRVDQVRFGLSKQDAVQGEALRQAVARARKSAEVLAAALNVKLGAVVDASTVTEPPQFYPARFAMAEASDARVATPIQPEEQTVSAKVTLIYVIESAK
- a CDS encoding Ig-like domain-containing protein, yielding MSSLGFLPLMWVLGATAPVAPPAPAATELPFSPQAVIQQVQLSYRPEGQGFSGEHRTYRVTHAEGQLTVSPLAYQVDPAEPYRVGLSLGTAEVRRGTRLVRLDPPKALVAQDGSLQVSRGAMSEHFHNRVEGVEQSWHFSRMPAGRGALTVRVPVRGLEFQASTTSGLHFSDAKSGAGLRYGLGTWIDAKGQRTEVIPSFHDGAIVLTVPEATLKASAFPAVLDPVLSPEFGIDQPVVSVELKDQHMPRVATDGTNFLVTWWDNRQNYTRLWSARVNALGMLLEPGGMPLPTTPDCGDYALSYGAGYYVLACPRGMMRISSDGVPEAPRSFPFNIRHVYFRTPDLAFNGTNFLLVWPGLSNNFPSAGGALYVALLSSTGDVVMHPKVISQYETEAQDAAVTAVGTSFRVVWSELTSYLLSVVVDGTTGAVGPREKEVYGGATSQARFPAVASNGEDYAFVYQYGDDTGEESVSVEGVIRRGDGGTSRFTLANSGQPERPDIAWVPDSGAYGVVWTNTRNHSQVRTEVHGAWVSPAGVVSGSGQLSTTWDGHFHEGARIAAGAAGSMVVWQRGSTGMGIDVFGRRLEGGTPANFGASANTQSEPAIAAGPDGYFVAWEDTRSYQWEFKDIYGARLGPTGEILDSAGVLIARLVSPTNELTPAVAWNGKDWLVAWLERGAGTNPSSLRARRVSVAGQWVDSVPLTLGPTWSRPVTASGARGAVVAWQENGVKGVRATLVHDDGGVTVMNGLPPDSGTLEPSVVGSGSQYMVAWEEDGGVRAQRFSSLGVAQGGRIDVAPGRRPSVASDGTDFLVTYARDGGSGSHDFLAQKVSATGQVTATPVVLGNSRAYLPPRPYTTWSGTTYLTAWMGVDASNRASVQASRIARNGLPVDTASFSLFDGRPEAESDPEDFSGLGLASRGDGTVLAVTTRMDHAPFIQAQRVTAKRADLRDAPRAIAASVTTVEDTAVTLTLTSADPTADVTTYAVSTPPPTDQGSVQLTGNVARFTPAPDYYGTTSFFFVARNSQGDSAPAKVTIQVTPVNDPPVLVVPSTLTFDEDATSTNAKHTLTGLVSGPANESAQRLTLTATSDKPSVVASVSRTTITSGKSTLTFVLAPNGHGTANVTVTLSDDGSPLLSRSQVIAVTVRPVNDAPVATGQSVLVGESGRSFKLLGGDVDGDVLQYRVLTQPAHGTLSGTAPDLTFTPEAGFSGSTSFTFDVFDGKVASAAATVQLNVTSSAPVVTWTGVTEGDEGSAVPFSASATSVYGGPFTMTWTFGDGTTGTGAQTSHVFADDGDYTVSLSVADGVGLTTTQQKSYRIRNLPPVAAPVSRQSVAQGQVVELSLSAQDPGGAKDPLSWMLLSGPGALSTAGRYRVETVALSVGNHEVRALVSDDEGGTAMVSFTVEVLQAQTKLQAGAEGSPGGGCAASGGAVAPWLLLAALGWARRRQERGVR
- a CDS encoding hemerythrin domain-containing protein yields the protein MDAIALLKADHKTVEQLFRKFEKAGANAYKLKRKLVEQMVHALSVHAAIEEQVFYPMVRARSESLRDEVLRALEEHHVVKWVLSELDELPPEAERFDAKVYVLMETVRAHVLEEETTLFPEVKKALRPQELREMGGLLARAKQSAPTHPHPMAPDTPPGNLVAGAVSAVMDMGRDVLRAARRKATTRVREVTGRAMKVPKPQVSEYETGDAASP
- a CDS encoding SDR family NAD(P)-dependent oxidoreductase, producing the protein MQPRTQPPVAVVTGASRGIGAAIATELSRQGFEVALLARDTALLTRLQEQLTAAGGRAWAMPCDISNAKDVAATLEKLEAKLGVPRVLVNNAGAGGPFHRADEVSTEEWDWLFGLNVESVRDLCRWALPRMKAQGYGRIVNISSIMGLFGGAQSSTYAATKHALVGYSKAIAAEWGAYGITCNAVCPGYIETDMLANADPKVRARLLERIPTQRFGKPEEVAAMVSFLVGPQSGYVNGSALVMDGGLSAHLASDVPSF
- a CDS encoding PDR/VanB family oxidoreductase, translating into MARIAGEAEDVLSYELVAEEGGALPSFEPGAHVDVRVPGGESVLRSYSLCNDAEETHRYVIAVQRDARGRGGSRAMHERVREGDVLVVSTPRNDFPLLFARGYVLVAGGIGITPLLSMARQLERTGADYTLYYCARAPERAAFHELLSTAPFADRVRFHFDGGEPEKGLDVSGLLSTRKPGTRLYCCGPSGLMKAVREASARHRWPWEKVHFESFNADGVSATSGKEDTDFEVAIRSTGQVLSVPKDQSLLNVLRRNGVRVPSDCEAGTCGTCVTRVCEGQPEHRDSFFQQEPAGDGRMLVCVSRARSKRLVLDL
- a CDS encoding DUF1266 domain-containing protein; protein product: MQINTIIVAILLLGTVIYWIPKLGFYRRMLKSFQPNPKANLPPQQLFGVLLGAVNAEQVNAYPNSLETGVPWPRLQAGLNEAWDVTSPQSAAAQVEKLLSQGHRVNFDAALRQLAGVSPDQWERVAKSGNEALSNLGATLASLKEDKIEFTAEELARGTLAWDLGRAVVVTRMSHDLKFLNESQAWAFIARAAEQAQSQFSSWEQWGKSYLLGRAMWGGAEDGMLSGITAITLECQAAPAGPWTKLAWQKKGA